Proteins encoded within one genomic window of Pedobacter africanus:
- a CDS encoding SusC/RagA family TonB-linked outer membrane protein translates to MQVSASSLAQKVTLTKSSASLRSVFKELNQQTGYNFFYTDNLLENSSPVTINVKNAELPAVLTQIFAGQNLDFIIRNKTVVVKAGTQVSQEVISGFVGDAKDRKPIPGVTVSIKGTKSAVQTDKNGKFTISISKGAESLEFRFIGYKTVDVPISPNSNYSIYMEEDQLSLNETVITGMVDRKLSTYTGAAKTMTAAELKAVNPVNVFAGIAVLDPSFRMIPNNKIGGNINALPEVTMRGQTSYPTLGSELIGNPNTPLFILDGFQVSLQAIVDLDMNQIASVTLLKDASATAMYGSRGGNGVMVVTTILPPRGKVEVTISNNLTLSSPDLSVYNMLNATEKLDFERRVGLVNSYRGDFINSERYKAVVSGVNTDWKSIPVQTGINNRTNLSLRGGDESLTFNLTFSGNLLQGVMKGQDRKNYSGSFMLSYRTNKLTFRNNTIATQVNSNDSPYGSFSQYLDLNPYWKPYDENGNVNKYLENINMGFGVGSSIVLNPLMDITYNTIDNRNKNFNLRNNTSVRYDANKSLWFNGALGITKVNGTVDNFYSALDSRFNGVSDLSARGTYSIDNSTAFVMDGKGSVNYNKNFGMHGVTVYAEVRLASARLNSYAVSTQGFPFDRLDNILFAAQYLNSRPTGTESTINNLSYTGSANYSYDNRYFTDFNYTRDGSSAYGENNKFGNFWSAGLGWNINNEKFLKDSKTINLLRIRGSYGSTGTSVQNPYAAQFRYNLGTSTGYFGEVGAFPGGLGNPNLSWQQVLKSNVGIASAFLDNRLTFNAEFYNEVTQNALTTVSLAPSTGFPSYTENLGKIQNRGLQLDLGYTILSQPRKGLKWNVSVNTATNKSVLKEISEKLKAFNAALNTNNPNQTAENAQFIEGRSTTAIYAVRSLGIDPVTGQEIYLKLDGTPTFMWDVNDKTYVGDTRPKWTGAVISNFLYEGFALNFSINYNYGADLYNSTLLNRVEAVDARNNVDRRAYDLGWTGPGSVSPYKRITSGTPIPTQLTSRFVQRDNNIQLSSVNLSYQFKTPFVKRLGLQNLTVSATTNNLANFSTIAIERGTDNPFAREYTFGLSARF, encoded by the coding sequence ATGCAGGTAAGTGCGTCGAGCCTTGCCCAAAAAGTGACTTTAACCAAATCAAGTGCTTCACTCCGATCTGTCTTTAAGGAACTGAACCAGCAGACAGGTTACAACTTTTTTTATACGGACAATTTGTTGGAAAATTCATCTCCGGTAACCATCAACGTTAAAAATGCTGAGTTACCAGCTGTCCTTACCCAGATTTTTGCCGGGCAAAACCTGGATTTTATTATCCGCAACAAAACTGTCGTTGTCAAAGCAGGCACACAGGTCAGTCAGGAAGTTATTTCCGGTTTTGTAGGTGACGCCAAAGACCGAAAACCTATTCCTGGCGTTACGGTGTCTATCAAGGGAACAAAGTCTGCGGTACAGACGGATAAAAACGGAAAATTTACCATAAGCATTTCCAAAGGTGCTGAATCTTTGGAATTCAGATTTATAGGTTATAAAACGGTCGATGTACCCATCTCACCCAATTCTAACTATTCCATTTACATGGAAGAAGATCAGCTCTCATTGAATGAGACGGTGATTACGGGGATGGTGGACAGGAAGCTCAGCACCTATACCGGGGCAGCCAAAACCATGACTGCCGCTGAGTTAAAGGCAGTAAACCCGGTGAATGTGTTTGCTGGTATTGCTGTGCTTGATCCATCTTTCAGGATGATTCCCAATAACAAAATAGGAGGGAACATCAATGCACTTCCGGAAGTGACTATGCGTGGGCAGACGTCCTATCCAACTCTGGGGTCAGAATTGATTGGAAACCCCAACACACCCTTGTTCATTCTTGACGGATTTCAGGTTTCATTACAAGCGATTGTTGATTTAGATATGAACCAGATTGCCTCAGTAACTTTATTGAAGGATGCCTCGGCTACTGCGATGTATGGTTCCCGTGGAGGTAATGGGGTGATGGTTGTGACCACTATCCTGCCACCAAGAGGAAAAGTTGAAGTTACTATCAGCAACAATTTAACTTTATCTTCTCCGGATCTGTCTGTTTACAACATGCTGAATGCAACAGAAAAACTGGATTTTGAGCGGCGTGTAGGATTAGTGAACAGCTATAGAGGTGATTTTATCAATTCGGAACGATACAAAGCCGTGGTTAGCGGTGTGAACACCGACTGGAAATCTATTCCTGTTCAAACGGGTATAAACAACAGAACCAACCTGTCTTTACGCGGGGGAGACGAGTCGCTGACTTTTAACCTAACCTTTAGTGGAAATTTGTTACAGGGGGTAATGAAGGGCCAGGACAGGAAAAATTATTCCGGAAGCTTTATGCTGAGTTATCGAACAAATAAACTAACATTCCGAAATAATACCATAGCTACACAGGTAAATTCCAACGATTCTCCTTATGGCTCATTTAGTCAGTACCTGGATTTGAATCCTTATTGGAAACCTTACGATGAAAACGGTAATGTCAACAAATACCTGGAAAACATCAACATGGGCTTCGGCGTAGGGAGTTCCATTGTATTGAATCCATTGATGGATATTACCTACAATACCATCGACAATAGAAATAAGAATTTTAATTTGAGGAACAATACCTCTGTACGTTACGATGCCAATAAATCTTTATGGTTCAATGGTGCCCTGGGCATCACAAAAGTGAATGGCACGGTAGATAATTTCTACTCAGCGCTCGATAGCCGTTTCAATGGTGTCTCAGATTTAAGTGCGCGTGGTACCTATTCGATCGACAACAGTACAGCGTTTGTAATGGACGGCAAGGGATCGGTAAATTACAACAAAAATTTTGGAATGCACGGTGTGACAGTATATGCGGAAGTCAGGCTCGCCAGCGCACGCCTTAATTCTTATGCCGTATCTACTCAGGGTTTTCCTTTTGATCGGTTAGATAACATCCTGTTTGCTGCGCAATATTTAAACAGCAGGCCTACGGGGACAGAAAGTACCATAAACAATCTTTCTTATACCGGAAGTGCGAACTACTCTTATGATAACCGGTATTTTACCGATTTCAACTATACCAGAGACGGATCTTCTGCTTATGGAGAAAATAATAAATTTGGTAACTTCTGGTCTGCAGGTTTAGGTTGGAATATAAATAATGAGAAATTCCTGAAGGATAGCAAAACAATCAACCTGTTGAGAATTCGTGGCAGCTACGGTTCTACCGGTACTTCTGTACAAAATCCATATGCAGCACAATTCAGGTACAACCTGGGCACGTCGACTGGCTATTTTGGCGAAGTGGGTGCTTTCCCTGGTGGACTTGGGAACCCGAATTTAAGCTGGCAGCAGGTATTGAAATCGAATGTTGGCATTGCTTCAGCCTTTCTGGACAACCGTTTGACTTTCAATGCTGAATTTTACAACGAAGTCACCCAGAATGCCCTGACTACTGTATCGCTGGCACCTAGTACAGGTTTTCCATCGTATACCGAAAATTTAGGTAAGATTCAGAACAGGGGATTGCAGCTCGACCTGGGTTATACCATACTATCTCAACCTCGTAAAGGCTTAAAATGGAATGTTTCTGTGAACACAGCCACGAATAAATCTGTGTTAAAAGAAATTTCTGAGAAATTGAAAGCCTTCAATGCTGCACTAAATACCAACAACCCCAATCAGACCGCTGAAAATGCCCAGTTTATTGAAGGCAGGTCAACGACAGCTATTTATGCCGTGAGGTCATTGGGTATTGATCCTGTTACGGGCCAGGAAATTTATCTTAAATTGGATGGTACCCCAACCTTTATGTGGGACGTTAATGATAAGACCTATGTTGGCGATACCCGCCCAAAGTGGACAGGTGCTGTAATTTCAAATTTTCTATATGAAGGTTTTGCCTTAAACTTTAGCATCAATTATAATTATGGTGCTGATCTGTACAACAGTACACTGTTAAACCGGGTGGAAGCTGTTGATGCACGCAACAATGTGGACAGAAGAGCATATGATCTTGGCTGGACGGGACCTGGTAGTGTCAGTCCTTACAAAAGGATTACTTCCGGTACGCCAATACCAACACAACTTACTTCAAGATTTGTGCAGCGCGACAACAACATTCAGCTCAGCTCAGTTAATTTAAGCTATCAATTCAAAACACCATTCGTTAAAAGATTGGGCTTGCAGAATCTGACTGTTAGTGCAACAACGAATAACCTGGCCAACTTCAGCACCATTGCAATTGAACGCGGTACAGACAATCCGTTTGCCAGAGAATATACATTTGGTCTGAGTGCAAGATTTTAA
- a CDS encoding PKD-like family lipoprotein yields the protein MIVAILLTFACSKDNNLSKYEQINDIKITDATTSFTIPQLDSLIITPTLAETMPAGDSFTYSWTIDSKVIAQSKNLRIKVTLSPGTYLITYKVTSNKNGIYTLQRYTVVVTGVYPNGWYIVSSKDGKGKVSLIRTDDVIFENPMEVANNKTYPGKPLGLYNFGKGGFFYYFTDQNVYRFNMNDWLELGDKSSILPNLATPLPFKSTPVFIMNTSKFDQFIVADGGLYAGISGSTSDNVKPFSQRIPGDYDLFPGVFPNTYNLTYFYNNAKMRFMRMGIFSRILEDAPATTTSSFDMANVGRKMIAYDRGISTLFEEEIEWYFIMEDNNGRYLMSLTYDNFGNTQPGVNQPMINSPEIGGANKFATSSILKQLYYTVGNKVYLYDMLAKSARLIYTFPAGYVIKDIEMLRSTSKQLVIGVNNGAAGEVYYFSINGQGEFSNGTYDKKFTGFGEIVQVAQARQNL from the coding sequence ATGATTGTTGCAATCCTGCTAACATTTGCCTGTAGTAAAGATAATAACCTATCTAAATATGAGCAAATTAACGACATTAAGATTACCGATGCAACAACCAGTTTTACGATACCTCAGCTGGATTCGCTGATCATTACACCAACATTAGCAGAAACCATGCCTGCAGGCGATTCATTTACCTACAGTTGGACCATTGATTCAAAAGTGATTGCCCAATCTAAAAATTTGCGCATAAAAGTTACCTTAAGTCCAGGTACATATTTGATAACTTATAAGGTAACGAGTAATAAAAATGGCATTTATACGCTACAGCGTTATACGGTTGTCGTAACCGGAGTCTATCCCAATGGCTGGTACATTGTCAGTAGTAAAGATGGAAAGGGTAAGGTCTCGTTGATCCGTACCGATGATGTGATTTTTGAAAACCCCATGGAAGTGGCCAACAATAAAACCTATCCAGGAAAGCCATTAGGCTTATATAATTTTGGAAAAGGTGGTTTCTTTTATTATTTCACCGATCAAAATGTGTATCGGTTTAACATGAACGACTGGCTGGAGCTTGGTGATAAGAGTTCTATACTTCCGAATTTGGCTACACCGCTTCCATTTAAAAGTACACCAGTTTTTATCATGAACACCTCGAAATTTGACCAGTTCATTGTTGCGGACGGCGGCTTATATGCCGGCATTTCAGGCTCAACTTCAGACAATGTGAAGCCTTTCAGCCAACGTATTCCTGGCGACTATGACCTATTCCCGGGTGTGTTTCCTAACACTTATAACCTGACCTATTTTTATAACAATGCCAAAATGCGCTTTATGCGAATGGGTATTTTTTCAAGAATTCTGGAAGATGCACCTGCTACAACAACAAGCTCGTTTGACATGGCAAATGTGGGAAGAAAAATGATTGCTTATGATCGTGGCATATCAACCCTATTTGAAGAAGAAATTGAGTGGTATTTCATCATGGAAGATAATAACGGCCGCTACTTAATGTCCTTGACCTACGATAACTTCGGCAATACCCAGCCCGGGGTTAATCAACCAATGATAAATAGTCCGGAAATTGGCGGCGCAAATAAATTTGCAACCTCCTCCATCTTAAAGCAACTTTATTATACTGTTGGCAATAAGGTGTATTTGTACGACATGCTTGCAAAATCAGCACGCCTGATTTACACTTTCCCAGCTGGATACGTAATCAAGGACATTGAGATGCTGCGCAGCACCAGCAAACAACTGGTAATCGGAGTCAACAATGGTGCAGCGGGTGAAGTATATTATTTCAGCATCAATGGTCAGGGAGAATTCAGCAACGGTACTTATGATAAGAAATTTACCGGCTTTGGTGAAATTGTTCAAGTTGCCCAGGCCAGGCAAAATCTGTAG
- a CDS encoding family 78 glycoside hydrolase catalytic domain gives MMMKKYLIILLVWFVSDVELALATAGESSLQPENLRCEYLENPIGLDEMSPRFNWTHKAGNVAAFGQKQTAYRIIVASEVRLLHQNKGDEWDSGWVNSDQMQQIEYKGKVLRSDRYYYWKVVVKDEKGLVSAWSKTAFWATGLLQQNDWKAKWIGTNELFDPSQKDCNISDPWLRKTFNLPQKPGKAVLFLASVGYHELYVNGKKVGDDVLSPAVTDHTKRARYVAYDIAAALKPGKNVIAIWLGTSWSIFGPYLTAGRPNTPIVIAQTAIYNTKTPVAGAKPTLVVQTDESWKTHASPSKLLGTWDFAKMGGELWDANQEIADWNTITCDEAKWSKVTVYQPDLILSAQTVEPNRLFDEIKAIGIESRPDGSYRVDMGVNFAGWTEVDLRGNKGDRIAFEYSEREQMDQTFNLHSAYIIGARGKGTFRNRFNYSSGRWIVIRGLKYKPQLSEIRGWMVRTNFQAATNFECSDTLQNWIYDKVKWTFQNLSIGGFVVDCPQRERLGYGGDAHATCETGMYNYKLGAFYTKWMQDWRDVQGTESIVGNMYDPEFARKKVMSGRLMNNGVLPHTAPTYSGGGGPAWGGIVVSLPWFVYQHEGDKRILEKNFELIRGWLSFLDSHTKDDILQRFGGDWDFLGDWLWPGATAQGMNNNKEETLCLNNSYRVFNLRTAAKIARVIGKDVEAEHWEQQAERCRAAIHARFYRAADHSYADSSMANLAAALLAEIPPADLRAAVMKRLEKDILVLHKGHINVGITGGAMLFKLLRQEGRDDLIYSMTSQKDYPSWGYMKANGATTIWEMWEKDLPGHSLLHSSYLYPGAWYIEGLAGIQRDPARPGFQDFIIKMPGLDQKQLSWARASFDSPAGQIKTAWRREAGRTELEVTVPPNCRGRLNLPEHMLREVIGERKYIKILEVKNGYGLVLLSSGKYIFKM, from the coding sequence ATGATGATGAAGAAATACCTGATTATACTGTTGGTATGGTTTGTTTCGGACGTAGAATTGGCTTTAGCTACTGCTGGGGAAAGTAGTCTGCAACCTGAAAATTTACGTTGTGAGTATTTGGAAAATCCAATTGGATTAGATGAAATGAGTCCGCGTTTTAACTGGACCCATAAAGCTGGGAATGTGGCGGCATTCGGTCAAAAACAAACAGCCTATCGGATTATTGTAGCCTCTGAGGTACGGTTACTTCATCAAAATAAAGGGGATGAATGGGACTCTGGCTGGGTGAACTCTGATCAGATGCAGCAAATTGAATATAAAGGTAAGGTGCTTAGGTCCGATCGTTATTACTATTGGAAAGTAGTTGTTAAAGACGAAAAGGGACTGGTCTCAGCCTGGAGTAAAACTGCATTTTGGGCAACGGGTTTACTTCAGCAGAATGATTGGAAAGCCAAATGGATCGGAACAAATGAATTGTTTGACCCTTCGCAAAAAGATTGTAATATCTCTGATCCCTGGCTGCGGAAAACTTTTAACTTACCACAAAAGCCGGGAAAGGCAGTGTTGTTTCTGGCATCGGTAGGTTACCACGAGCTATATGTGAACGGAAAGAAGGTCGGCGACGATGTATTGTCGCCGGCAGTAACGGATCATACCAAACGTGCACGTTATGTGGCCTATGACATCGCGGCTGCGCTAAAGCCCGGGAAAAATGTAATTGCCATTTGGTTGGGGACTTCCTGGTCAATTTTTGGTCCTTACCTAACAGCAGGCAGACCCAATACACCTATTGTGATCGCGCAAACTGCCATTTACAATACAAAAACACCTGTTGCAGGAGCAAAACCTACACTTGTTGTGCAAACCGACGAAAGCTGGAAAACACATGCAAGTCCGAGTAAGTTGCTGGGAACCTGGGATTTTGCAAAAATGGGAGGCGAGCTGTGGGATGCCAATCAGGAAATTGCGGACTGGAATACCATCACCTGCGATGAAGCAAAATGGAGTAAGGTAACTGTTTACCAACCTGATCTGATTTTATCAGCGCAAACTGTTGAACCAAACCGGCTGTTCGATGAAATTAAAGCCATTGGCATTGAGTCCAGACCGGATGGTTCGTACCGGGTGGATATGGGTGTTAATTTTGCGGGCTGGACGGAGGTTGATCTGCGGGGGAATAAAGGTGATAGAATAGCGTTTGAATATTCGGAAAGAGAACAGATGGATCAGACTTTTAACCTGCACAGTGCTTATATCATTGGCGCAAGGGGCAAAGGAACTTTCCGGAACCGTTTTAACTATAGTTCTGGCAGATGGATTGTCATCCGGGGCTTAAAGTATAAGCCGCAATTAAGTGAAATCCGGGGTTGGATGGTGAGAACGAATTTTCAGGCGGCGACTAATTTTGAATGTTCTGATACCTTGCAGAACTGGATCTATGATAAAGTAAAATGGACTTTTCAAAACCTTTCTATTGGTGGTTTTGTAGTGGATTGTCCGCAACGCGAAAGACTGGGTTATGGGGGTGATGCACATGCAACCTGTGAGACCGGAATGTACAACTATAAGCTGGGTGCATTTTATACCAAATGGATGCAGGACTGGAGGGATGTACAGGGAACGGAGTCTATTGTTGGTAATATGTATGATCCGGAATTTGCGAGAAAAAAGGTGATGAGCGGACGGCTGATGAACAATGGGGTTTTGCCACATACCGCGCCTACTTATTCTGGTGGTGGCGGGCCCGCATGGGGAGGTATAGTAGTATCGTTGCCCTGGTTTGTTTATCAGCACGAAGGAGATAAACGCATACTGGAAAAGAATTTTGAGCTGATCAGGGGCTGGCTTTCGTTCCTGGATTCACATACCAAGGATGATATTTTACAGCGTTTTGGAGGCGACTGGGATTTTCTGGGCGATTGGTTATGGCCTGGTGCAACAGCGCAGGGCATGAACAACAATAAGGAGGAAACTTTATGTTTAAACAACAGTTACAGGGTATTTAATTTACGTACCGCGGCAAAAATAGCGCGGGTAATCGGAAAAGATGTGGAAGCGGAACACTGGGAACAGCAGGCGGAACGCTGCAGGGCTGCGATTCATGCAAGGTTTTATCGTGCCGCTGATCATAGCTATGCAGACAGCTCCATGGCTAACCTGGCAGCAGCGTTGCTGGCAGAAATACCTCCTGCAGATTTAAGGGCAGCTGTCATGAAACGATTGGAAAAGGATATTCTGGTTTTGCATAAGGGACACATCAATGTGGGCATTACAGGAGGGGCGATGTTGTTCAAGTTGCTGCGACAGGAAGGAAGAGATGACCTGATCTATTCCATGACCTCACAAAAAGATTACCCAAGTTGGGGATATATGAAGGCCAATGGTGCTACTACCATCTGGGAAATGTGGGAAAAGGACCTGCCCGGGCATTCCCTGCTGCATAGCTCTTACCTGTATCCCGGGGCCTGGTATATTGAAGGTCTGGCAGGAATACAACGGGATCCTGCCAGGCCTGGATTTCAGGATTTTATCATAAAGATGCCGGGCCTGGATCAGAAACAACTAAGCTGGGCAAGAGCAAGTTTTGATTCCCCGGCAGGTCAGATCAAAACTGCCTGGCGGCGTGAGGCCGGCAGGACGGAGCTTGAAGTCACTGTGCCACCGAATTGCAGGGGCCGGTTAAATCTGCCGGAGCATATGCTTCGTGAGGTGATCGGAGAACGCAAATATATAAAGATTTTGGAGGTTAAAAACGGATATGGATTGGTATTGCTTTCCTCGGGAAAATATATTTTTAAAATGTAA
- a CDS encoding RagB/SusD family nutrient uptake outer membrane protein produces MKRTTLIIGILAIVAVFSSCKKFLDVTPKTSLSEEQLFTSEVGFQQALSGVYGQLASNSLYGDNLSMGFVSALAQNYSTLNSNADVSLQQTQVLNYASAEVAGYTNAIWSTSYSTIAAANKIIANTETNRSLLSNSSYALLRGEALALRAFLHFDLLRMFGPEYTAGANLKAIPYKKDVNENAIIPSTTADVVKFALADLTEAANLLLPVDPIVTSDLRSRRIKLNYYGVKALEARIKLYSGDKAGAAAAANVVINSTKYTFVTQAAAGAVSSGLVVRDRLYFNEQVFMIRVRDILPTVQRYFRFRGALGQTLTRTSANFTTLYETTSGGGTDFRYLYRLEQDGGSLFPSKFWQASTATTTITDNLLDQYVPGIRLAEMYYILAETAETPAVGVGYLNTVRQNRGLSNLATTITATALTAAITKEYQKEFYAEGQLFFYYKRTKTLRMQFRNIDMAPEQYVLPIPAAELQFNPNYAN; encoded by the coding sequence ATGAAAAGAACAACATTAATCATAGGAATTCTGGCAATAGTTGCGGTGTTTTCCAGTTGTAAAAAATTTTTGGATGTAACGCCAAAAACAAGTTTGTCAGAAGAACAATTGTTTACTTCAGAAGTTGGTTTCCAGCAGGCGTTATCTGGTGTATATGGCCAACTGGCCAGCAATAGTCTTTACGGAGATAACCTTTCCATGGGTTTTGTATCTGCGCTGGCACAAAATTATTCGACACTTAATAGCAATGCAGATGTTTCACTGCAACAAACACAAGTCCTGAATTATGCTTCAGCAGAAGTGGCAGGGTATACCAATGCCATCTGGTCTACCAGTTACAGCACAATTGCTGCAGCGAATAAAATAATTGCAAATACAGAAACAAACCGGTCTTTGCTAAGCAATAGTTCCTACGCATTATTGCGCGGTGAAGCTTTAGCTTTAAGGGCATTTTTACATTTTGACTTATTGCGCATGTTCGGACCCGAATATACTGCAGGTGCCAATTTAAAAGCCATCCCTTATAAAAAGGATGTCAACGAAAACGCAATTATACCGTCTACTACTGCTGATGTGGTGAAATTCGCCTTAGCTGATCTGACGGAGGCCGCAAATTTATTGCTGCCGGTTGATCCGATCGTAACCAGCGATTTGAGGAGCAGACGGATTAAGCTGAATTACTATGGTGTAAAAGCACTGGAAGCAAGAATAAAATTATACAGTGGTGATAAAGCGGGAGCTGCTGCTGCCGCAAATGTAGTGATCAACTCTACTAAATATACATTTGTCACCCAGGCTGCTGCAGGTGCGGTCAGCTCAGGATTGGTGGTACGCGACCGTCTATATTTCAACGAACAGGTCTTTATGATCAGGGTTAGGGATATCTTACCCACCGTACAACGATATTTTAGATTTAGGGGGGCCTTAGGTCAAACCCTCACACGTACTTCTGCTAACTTTACTACGCTGTATGAAACCACATCGGGCGGCGGCACAGACTTCAGGTACCTATACCGCCTTGAGCAGGATGGCGGAAGTTTGTTTCCTTCTAAATTTTGGCAGGCCTCAACTGCTACAACGACAATTACCGACAATTTACTGGATCAGTATGTGCCTGGTATTCGCCTTGCGGAGATGTATTATATCCTGGCTGAAACTGCGGAGACGCCTGCTGTTGGTGTCGGATATTTAAATACGGTGCGCCAAAACAGGGGGCTTTCCAATCTGGCAACAACCATTACAGCTACTGCACTTACCGCAGCGATCACCAAGGAGTACCAGAAGGAATTTTATGCGGAAGGCCAATTGTTCTTTTACTATAAACGAACTAAAACATTGAGAATGCAGTTCCGTAATATTGACATGGCGCCAGAGCAGTACGTGCTGCCAATTCCAGCTGCTGAACTTCAATTTAATCCGAATTATGCTAATTAA
- a CDS encoding redoxin domain-containing protein yields MRKLLMLIAILSTGYSGYSQQAEPAYKASLDSLKIFIDPLKKEAILERLVKAHPGDSFDQYRATLVDNFVVAKNSAKALFHFNQIAETARIMYVGSVATGIMAFDLKAAETLIEQELANSTNAPEDRQFLLHLYSQVMGKQGDYKKAFAAIKECYEQAVRKPARLVAEYYYLMSKTGGYKEALPELEKAVLAGLADDDYKAELKSAYAKVNPGKDSYAYLSALTNQVEEKYKNAIAAKMFDEQAPNFKVTDIKGKEVSLSDFKGKIVVLDFWATWCGPCKKSLPAMQMLVNKYKHDPSVVFLFIHTWETVKDPRSDAVNYLLTHNLDLPLYMDVKNPATKSNPAVSSFGVKGIPAKFIIDGYGKIRFKESGLVWPDEAAVKELSAMVEMSR; encoded by the coding sequence ATGAGAAAATTACTTATGCTCATCGCAATCCTGTCTACAGGATATTCAGGATACAGTCAGCAGGCAGAACCCGCCTATAAAGCAAGTCTTGATTCTTTGAAGATCTTTATTGATCCTTTAAAAAAGGAAGCGATTCTTGAAAGACTGGTGAAAGCGCACCCTGGCGATAGTTTTGACCAATACAGAGCTACACTTGTAGATAATTTTGTTGTGGCAAAGAACTCGGCAAAAGCTTTATTCCATTTTAATCAGATTGCAGAAACTGCACGGATCATGTATGTTGGATCGGTGGCAACAGGAATCATGGCCTTCGATTTGAAAGCTGCAGAAACTTTAATTGAGCAAGAACTGGCAAATTCAACAAATGCTCCGGAAGACCGTCAGTTCTTGTTGCATCTGTATAGTCAGGTAATGGGTAAGCAAGGAGATTATAAAAAAGCCTTTGCTGCTATCAAAGAATGTTATGAGCAGGCTGTAAGAAAACCTGCGCGCCTGGTTGCAGAGTATTACTACCTAATGAGCAAAACAGGCGGATACAAGGAGGCGCTTCCAGAGCTGGAAAAAGCAGTATTGGCAGGTTTAGCCGATGATGACTATAAGGCCGAATTAAAAAGTGCCTACGCAAAAGTAAATCCGGGAAAAGATTCATATGCGTACCTCTCAGCATTGACCAATCAGGTTGAAGAAAAATACAAGAATGCAATAGCTGCCAAAATGTTCGATGAGCAGGCGCCAAATTTTAAAGTTACAGACATCAAAGGCAAAGAAGTGTCATTGTCAGATTTTAAGGGCAAAATCGTTGTTCTTGATTTTTGGGCGACCTGGTGCGGACCTTGTAAGAAATCTCTTCCAGCAATGCAAATGCTGGTCAATAAATACAAGCATGATCCGAGTGTAGTGTTTCTCTTTATACATACATGGGAGACTGTTAAAGATCCTAGATCGGATGCTGTGAATTATTTGCTAACACACAACCTGGATTTGCCTTTGTACATGGATGTTAAAAATCCGGCTACAAAAAGTAACCCTGCAGTGTCTTCATTTGGCGTGAAGGGAATTCCAGCAAAGTTTATCATTGATGGCTACGGCAAAATACGCTTCAAGGAAAGTGGATTGGTGTGGCCAGATGAAGCTGCGGTTAAGGAACTTTCAGCCATGGTAGAGATGTCGCGTTAA
- a CDS encoding DUF4843 domain-containing protein yields the protein MKYLLYVTMVFSLFSCKKEAVETYQGKDGVSFFAYTYQQLHTTATRSYSFAFQSTVKTRDTMYIPLRITGKLSDQPRTVLLKTAQGTTATAGVDFELKEVAIPPGVSIFNYPLVLINSVGMASNVYRIVLEPAETKDFTLGTLGQTPYNNVNQGTEENFRYLKIDVTAQYIEPAYWEVYLAADFGAFSAVKYKFMVKVLGITDFSYEQIGPDGLLNFPVALRNALATYEAANGPLLDENGQKISFP from the coding sequence ATGAAATACTTATTATATGTGACGATGGTCTTCTCCCTTTTTTCCTGTAAAAAAGAAGCGGTAGAAACTTATCAAGGAAAAGATGGCGTGAGCTTTTTTGCTTACACCTATCAACAATTACATACCACAGCGACGAGAAGTTACTCTTTTGCCTTTCAAAGCACTGTAAAAACAAGGGATACCATGTATATACCTTTGAGGATTACCGGAAAGCTATCTGATCAGCCACGTACCGTATTGCTAAAAACAGCTCAAGGAACAACCGCTACTGCGGGCGTGGATTTTGAGCTAAAAGAAGTGGCCATTCCGCCTGGGGTCTCCATATTTAACTACCCTCTTGTGTTGATCAACTCTGTTGGAATGGCAAGTAATGTGTATAGAATTGTGTTGGAGCCGGCAGAAACCAAGGACTTTACTTTGGGTACTTTAGGCCAGACACCTTACAATAACGTTAACCAGGGTACGGAGGAAAACTTTAGATACCTGAAGATAGATGTGACCGCCCAATACATTGAGCCTGCTTATTGGGAGGTATATCTTGCCGCGGATTTTGGGGCATTCAGTGCCGTAAAATATAAGTTCATGGTTAAAGTACTAGGTATAACAGATTTTTCTTATGAGCAGATCGGCCCTGATGGTTTGCTGAACTTTCCTGTTGCACTAAGAAATGCACTGGCTACTTATGAAGCCGCAAATGGTCCATTGTTAGATGAGAACGGTCAAAAGATTTCTTTCCCTTAA